Proteins from one Gibbsiella quercinecans genomic window:
- a CDS encoding DNA polymerase III subunit theta gives MGYNLAELSKEEMDKVNVDLAASGVAFKERYNMPVIPEMVEREQPEHLRDYFRERVAHYRAQSHKFSQLPYEPKTK, from the coding sequence ATGGGTTACAACCTGGCGGAACTGTCTAAAGAAGAGATGGACAAGGTCAACGTTGATTTAGCGGCTTCAGGTGTGGCGTTCAAAGAGCGCTATAACATGCCGGTGATCCCGGAAATGGTTGAACGGGAACAGCCCGAACACCTGCGGGATTACTTTCGTGAGCGCGTGGCCCACTACCGGGCGCAGTCGCACAAATTCTCACAGTTGCCCTACGAACCAAAAACTAAATAA
- the ftnA gene encoding non-heme ferritin gives MLTQEMVKKLNEQLNLEFYSANLYLQMSAWCSDKGFEGAAAFLKTHSQEEMQHMQRLFDYLSDTGALPLLGSIAAPPVEFASLEDVFKQTYEHEQLITRQINELAHVAMTTHDYSTFNFLQWYVAEQHEEEKLFKSVLDKLALVGTSGKALFFVDKDLKQMGAAGASSNGQV, from the coding sequence ATGTTAACGCAAGAAATGGTAAAAAAACTGAATGAGCAACTCAATCTGGAGTTCTATTCAGCCAATCTGTACCTGCAGATGAGCGCCTGGTGCAGCGACAAAGGGTTTGAAGGGGCAGCCGCATTTCTGAAAACCCATTCTCAGGAAGAAATGCAGCATATGCAGCGCCTGTTCGATTACCTGAGCGATACCGGGGCTCTGCCGTTGTTGGGCAGCATTGCCGCGCCGCCGGTTGAGTTTGCTTCGCTGGAAGACGTATTCAAGCAAACCTATGAGCATGAACAGCTGATTACCCGCCAGATCAATGAGCTGGCGCATGTTGCAATGACCACCCACGATTATTCCACCTTCAACTTCCTGCAATGGTACGTTGCCGAGCAGCATGAAGAAGAAAAACTGTTCAAATCCGTGCTGGATAAACTGGCGCTGGTGGGCACCAGCGGTAAAGCGCTGTTCTTCGTTGACAAGGATCTCAAACAGATGGGTGCGGCCGGCGCGAGCAGCAACGGCCAAGTGTGA
- the copC gene encoding copper homeostasis periplasmic binding protein CopC: MVIAKLRSSSRLFPALVVLLAGLFSQQVLAHAHLKAATPAADATVSAAPGELELQFSEGIEPNFSGINITRADNAAVKTGKLKLGESKTQVSVPIDEQLTAGNYHVSWHVVSVDGHKTKGQYSFTVK, encoded by the coding sequence ATTGTGATCGCTAAACTCCGTTCATCTTCTCGTTTGTTTCCCGCGCTGGTTGTTTTACTCGCTGGCTTATTTTCCCAGCAGGTATTGGCGCATGCGCATCTTAAAGCTGCGACTCCGGCTGCCGATGCCACTGTCAGCGCAGCGCCAGGCGAGCTGGAACTGCAGTTTTCTGAAGGGATTGAGCCCAACTTCAGCGGCATTAACATCACCCGTGCCGATAATGCCGCAGTAAAAACCGGCAAATTGAAACTGGGTGAGAGTAAAACCCAGGTGAGCGTGCCGATTGATGAGCAGCTCACCGCCGGCAACTACCACGTTTCCTGGCACGTTGTCTCGGTTGATGGCCATAAAACCAAAGGCCAATACAGCTTTACTGTAAAATAA